A stretch of the Pedobacter sp. MC2016-14 genome encodes the following:
- a CDS encoding TonB-dependent receptor: MKKLKQKFCLRSVSLLILLLGLAPSLLFAQSILKGKVLDEKGMPLPGAGIKLKISGKATVTDNAGNFTISAPQNEKTLIISFIGYPSQEIEIKSGTTLYNIVLSPDAKNLNEVVVIGFGTQKRKDVTGAIVSLSGSAIKDVPVANIQQALQGRLAGVEVQSTGTRPGSNSRIRIRGERSIYGLNDPLVVLDGIPFSDNGGGLNDINPDDIATIDVLKDASATAIYGSRGANGVILVTSKRGIAGDTRVSLNSYYGFSEITRKYDVYNADQYRALRDYSIYNQDYLADEKQGIASGRNTDWQDLLYKNGYMTDNNITVSGGSDQSQFSFGGGYFKQTSVLPSQDFSRGSFKATGDFKIGKRIKVGFNNITNYSINNGAQFGLNVFPLLSLSPLSSPLNPDGSINKKPAGNLDDLNTTYNPLLLKTNENQWVDRVRRFRTFNSLFGEVEIYDGLKYRLNVGLDFNQEEGGQFRGADSYFRPGLGNTATVTNGTGTKYALDNLLTYEKTIAEKHRISVTGLFGIEKQQFHSTSITKDSITSDFVQFYNLGLSSVGPTAVLGGSEVSSTLIAAMLRANYVYDDKYMITLTGRSDGSSRLGVGNKWKQYPAISLGWSITDEEFMKNLKTFSNLKLRAGYGITASQAVPAYSTLGGVTSNGVRYNYGNSSQTGYYVSKIVDPNLDWEYTKTTNVGLDFGILSNRITGSIDWYTAKTDKLLFDIPLPPTAGVSEPYLTNAGNVSNKGLEVALSSINIKSENGFSWSTDLNFSFNRNKVDALYGNVTQIVNAQLFIGQPLSALYDYKKLGIWQTDEAAEAAKYGFVPGQLKLEDHNGDGKLTVDDKYVIGSGQADIQGGMTNRFSFKGFDFSFVLYARFGGTLVSQVHQPLAGYLTINDGRRNQIAVDYWTPTNPTNSFPSPNVAGGLISSPLTSDAGTTLGYFDASFIKVRSINLGYSFSSDLAKKLGAQKFKIYVAAQNPFILYSPYVKAGGIDPEPNGTGNQGVQNPGNITSRALTIGANIPPTRAFLAGLNVTF, from the coding sequence ATGAAAAAACTCAAACAAAAATTTTGTTTAAGAAGTGTATCGCTATTGATACTTCTTTTAGGCCTCGCACCTAGCTTGCTTTTTGCCCAAAGCATCCTAAAAGGAAAGGTACTGGATGAAAAAGGCATGCCTTTGCCGGGCGCCGGTATTAAGCTTAAAATTTCCGGAAAAGCTACGGTAACCGACAATGCCGGTAACTTTACCATCTCTGCCCCGCAGAATGAAAAAACCCTGATCATTTCCTTCATCGGTTATCCATCCCAGGAAATTGAGATTAAAAGTGGTACCACACTATATAATATAGTACTGAGTCCCGATGCTAAGAACCTTAATGAGGTCGTTGTAATCGGCTTTGGAACTCAAAAGCGGAAAGATGTAACGGGTGCTATTGTTTCCTTAAGCGGCTCGGCAATTAAAGATGTCCCTGTAGCAAATATTCAACAAGCTTTACAAGGAAGATTGGCAGGTGTTGAGGTTCAATCTACAGGTACAAGGCCGGGATCTAATTCTAGAATTAGGATTCGCGGAGAAAGGTCAATATATGGCTTAAACGACCCTTTGGTAGTACTCGACGGAATCCCATTTAGCGATAACGGCGGAGGACTAAACGACATAAATCCTGATGATATAGCTACTATTGATGTCTTGAAAGATGCATCTGCCACCGCGATTTATGGATCAAGAGGAGCAAATGGCGTTATCTTAGTTACCAGTAAAAGAGGAATTGCCGGTGATACCAGAGTATCACTCAATAGCTACTATGGTTTTAGTGAAATTACCAGAAAATATGACGTTTACAATGCAGATCAATACAGGGCTTTAAGAGACTACTCTATTTACAATCAAGATTATTTGGCCGATGAAAAGCAAGGTATTGCTTCAGGAAGAAATACCGACTGGCAAGATTTATTGTATAAAAACGGCTATATGACCGACAATAATATAACGGTATCCGGAGGAAGCGATCAGAGTCAATTTTCATTCGGAGGGGGTTATTTTAAGCAAACCTCTGTATTACCCAGTCAAGATTTTAGCCGTGGTTCTTTTAAGGCAACTGGTGATTTTAAAATAGGGAAGCGAATTAAAGTCGGATTTAATAACATTACCAATTATAGTATTAACAATGGTGCACAATTTGGGCTTAATGTTTTCCCTTTATTGTCTTTAAGCCCTTTGTCATCTCCTCTTAATCCCGACGGCTCTATCAACAAAAAACCAGCGGGTAATCTTGATGATTTAAATACTACATACAATCCACTGCTGTTGAAAACAAACGAAAATCAATGGGTAGACCGGGTACGTCGTTTCAGGACATTTAATAGTTTATTTGGCGAAGTGGAAATTTATGACGGGTTAAAATACAGGTTAAATGTGGGTTTAGACTTCAATCAGGAAGAAGGGGGCCAGTTTAGGGGAGCCGACAGCTATTTTAGACCTGGTTTGGGTAACACAGCTACTGTAACCAATGGAACCGGCACAAAATATGCCCTAGATAATTTACTTACCTATGAAAAGACCATTGCAGAGAAACATAGAATATCCGTAACTGGACTATTTGGAATTGAGAAACAACAATTTCACAGTACTTCAATAACGAAAGACTCAATCACTTCAGACTTTGTCCAATTTTATAACTTGGGGCTTTCATCTGTTGGCCCTACCGCAGTTTTAGGCGGAAGTGAAGTATCCTCTACATTAATCGCTGCCATGCTAAGGGCAAATTATGTATACGACGATAAATACATGATTACCTTAACCGGCAGAAGCGATGGTTCTTCCCGTCTTGGAGTAGGAAATAAATGGAAACAATATCCTGCAATTTCGTTAGGCTGGAGTATTACCGACGAAGAGTTTATGAAAAACTTAAAAACTTTTTCCAACCTAAAGCTACGTGCAGGTTACGGTATTACCGCCAGTCAGGCAGTGCCAGCCTATAGTACCTTGGGCGGCGTAACATCTAACGGGGTTCGCTACAATTACGGAAATTCTTCACAAACAGGATATTATGTTTCAAAAATAGTTGACCCGAATTTGGATTGGGAATATACTAAAACTACAAATGTTGGTCTGGATTTTGGCATATTGAGCAATAGAATTACCGGTAGTATTGATTGGTATACCGCAAAAACTGACAAACTCTTATTCGACATCCCTTTACCTCCCACTGCCGGTGTTAGTGAGCCTTATCTAACCAACGCTGGAAATGTAAGCAATAAAGGTCTGGAAGTTGCATTATCAAGCATAAATATAAAATCTGAAAATGGCTTTTCCTGGAGCACAGACTTAAACTTTTCTTTTAATAGAAATAAGGTTGATGCTTTATATGGAAATGTAACACAAATAGTAAATGCTCAGCTATTTATAGGTCAGCCTTTATCTGCTCTTTATGATTATAAAAAGTTAGGTATCTGGCAAACTGACGAAGCAGCAGAAGCTGCAAAATATGGTTTCGTGCCAGGACAGCTAAAGTTAGAGGATCACAATGGCGATGGTAAATTAACCGTGGATGATAAATATGTTATAGGAAGTGGGCAGGCAGATATACAAGGCGGAATGACCAACCGTTTTAGCTTCAAAGGTTTCGATTTCTCATTTGTTCTTTATGCGCGTTTTGGAGGAACGCTAGTTAGTCAGGTTCATCAACCTTTAGCAGGCTACCTGACTATAAATGATGGACGTAGAAATCAGATCGCAGTTGACTATTGGACACCTACAAATCCTACAAACTCCTTTCCATCTCCAAATGTAGCGGGCGGACTGATTAGCTCGCCTTTAACTAGTGATGCCGGTACCACATTGGGTTACTTTGACGCAAGTTTTATTAAAGTAAGAAGCATTAACCTAGGCTATTCTTTTAGCAGTGATTTAGCAAAGAAATTAGGCGCGCAGAAATTTAAAATCTATGTAGCAGCGCAAAATCCTTTCATCCTTTACTCCCCTTATGTTAAAGCGGGCGGTATAGATCCGGAGCCAAATGGAACTGGCAACCAAGGCGTCCAGAATCCAGGAAACATAACTTCAAGAGCACTTACAATTGGCGCAAACATCCCTCCAACAAGAGCATTCTTGGCTGGATTAAACGTTACTTTTTAA
- a CDS encoding RagB/SusD family nutrient uptake outer membrane protein: MKTRYFIKAILFSALIMFGGCKKALEENPHTVFTTDYFKTAEGIQSAINSAYSGLRYDYGPIGAVLLANMGTDEFTFGDQGNSGQTLELGTYQIPPTNGSILTPWNRNYSNINLCNAILQFAPNVTMGDQARNVIMAEARYLRAHYYLLLVEQFGAVPLDLGSGDLVFTDVAFFGFNRLPTSDVLKKDYQAMITDLIFASQNLPVVRPTGAFKLSQSAALHLLSKVYLYRAYSDAKESSDFNNAYKTAMELINNKAKYGTDLLPDYSQIHKQGNDYNREVLFSIERLPLNNANNEVASPGTEFANKANIANNLFNCNYQNAATVGGVSLIDDRPLQYGRPLRQLAPTSFLVNYIFADKLNDSRYDASFRTMWRVATLRTGADLETFKAKLATVGFAIGDTAIYLAPTDARATQLKNAGKKYKILGPSEFWSNQNKTNQLYPNLKKYDDSVRNNFQDASGRPFIVAKLSEVYLIAAEAALQDGHPIDAVPLINTLRERAAFRANISATDLATRKAAMTITLAQINLDFILDERSRELCGESVRWPDLAVRKKLVERVKTLNQGTSTPHNPDGAPNVKDFHNLRPIPQDQIFSIVDPTGDPNRNKYQNPGYY, from the coding sequence ATGAAAACAAGATATTTTATTAAGGCCATATTATTTTCTGCACTAATTATGTTTGGAGGGTGCAAAAAAGCTTTAGAGGAAAATCCACATACCGTGTTTACTACCGACTATTTCAAGACTGCGGAAGGTATACAATCTGCAATAAATTCTGCATATTCCGGCTTACGTTATGATTATGGACCCATTGGAGCAGTTTTGCTGGCAAATATGGGAACAGACGAATTCACTTTTGGTGACCAGGGAAATTCCGGGCAGACATTGGAGTTGGGAACCTACCAAATTCCCCCTACAAATGGTTCAATCTTAACTCCATGGAATAGGAACTATTCAAACATTAACCTTTGTAATGCCATTCTGCAATTTGCGCCTAATGTAACGATGGGCGACCAGGCAAGGAATGTCATCATGGCAGAAGCAAGGTACTTACGGGCACATTATTACCTTTTACTGGTAGAGCAGTTCGGTGCCGTACCGTTAGACCTTGGTTCCGGAGACTTGGTATTCACAGACGTTGCTTTTTTTGGTTTTAATCGTCTACCAACTAGCGATGTATTAAAAAAAGATTACCAGGCGATGATCACTGATTTGATTTTTGCGAGTCAGAACCTTCCTGTTGTTAGACCCACAGGAGCTTTCAAACTTTCTCAGTCCGCAGCATTACATCTGTTATCAAAAGTGTATTTGTATCGTGCCTATTCTGATGCCAAAGAATCATCCGACTTTAATAATGCTTACAAAACGGCAATGGAGTTAATTAACAATAAAGCAAAGTACGGGACAGATCTGCTTCCTGACTACAGCCAGATCCATAAGCAGGGAAATGATTATAATAGAGAGGTTTTATTCTCAATAGAACGTTTGCCATTGAATAATGCGAATAACGAAGTTGCCAGTCCGGGAACGGAATTCGCAAACAAGGCTAATATTGCCAATAACTTGTTTAATTGCAATTACCAGAATGCAGCTACCGTAGGTGGCGTTTCTTTAATAGATGATAGACCATTACAGTATGGACGCCCATTACGCCAATTGGCCCCAACTTCGTTTCTTGTCAACTATATTTTTGCTGATAAATTAAACGATAGCCGTTATGATGCCAGCTTCAGAACGATGTGGCGTGTAGCTACATTGCGTACCGGAGCTGACCTGGAAACATTTAAAGCAAAATTAGCTACTGTAGGCTTTGCAATCGGGGACACAGCTATTTATTTAGCGCCAACTGATGCCAGAGCTACACAACTAAAAAATGCGGGTAAAAAGTATAAAATTTTAGGCCCCTCAGAATTTTGGTCAAATCAGAATAAGACCAACCAGTTATATCCAAATTTAAAAAAATATGATGACAGTGTCCGCAACAACTTTCAAGATGCTTCAGGCAGGCCATTTATCGTTGCTAAGCTATCAGAAGTATACCTCATAGCCGCTGAAGCAGCTTTGCAAGATGGTCATCCAATTGATGCCGTACCTCTTATCAATACATTAAGAGAGCGGGCAGCTTTTCGTGCCAATATATCTGCAACAGATCTCGCAACACGAAAGGCTGCGATGACGATTACTTTAGCGCAGATTAATCTTGATTTTATACTAGATGAACGAAGCAGAGAACTATGTGGAGAAAGTGTGCGCTGGCCGGATCTTGCTGTTAGAAAAAAGCTAGTAGAAAGAGTTAAGACGCTAAATCAAGGCACAAGCACTCCTCATAATCCAGATGGAGCACCAAACGTCAAGGACTTTCATAATTTAAGACCAATACCGCAAGACCAGATATTCAGTATAGTAGATCCAACTGGAGATCCAAACAGAAACAAGTATCAAAACCCTGGTTATTATTGA
- a CDS encoding endo-1,4-beta-xylanase, which translates to MKNKLIISCLLLLTAAGMCSCKKDIYNGANSLAELQFTDSTAVLKSLVSFPLGMAAEYPLSSTNNSYWSVVKREAGWITFGNELKNDAVVKSDGTYDFTRADNFLNLATTAGIKVFGHTLVWHSQQRASYYNSLIGGGGSGSGPTNLVVNPGFETTTVATTAEPADGWSVLNGAGQFVSTGTNVNGGAKALQVNVPAGGQNYNTQLITKAQIPVTAGKTYTISYYIKGATAQNVQFEIRPYSGTTAGSVNYQGGKPVTTSYAKVSYDYAVPVGVTAMQLAFDLGGTQNTLYLDDVSITDASIVAPPSGGALATIVDNAMKNHIQKVVSRYVGKITAWDVINEPFSDAAELRNNTNTPVPSGRTDIFVWQNYLGRDYAAKAFTYARASDPTADLYMNDYNLEASTAKLDAFVTLAKELKAANTGITGVGTQMHCNINTSYTQIDNMFQKLAATGLKVRVSELDIRLNPSNKTGNVGASIALQNLQAAMYNYVAKSYLKYVPEAQRGGITVWGVADSDSWITTSLAQNDAPLLFNATYGKKPAFSGFAKGLKGQ; encoded by the coding sequence ATGAAAAATAAACTAATTATATCTTGCTTGCTGTTGTTAACAGCAGCAGGGATGTGTTCTTGCAAAAAAGACATCTATAACGGGGCTAATAGTCTGGCAGAACTGCAATTCACGGACAGTACAGCTGTTTTAAAATCCTTAGTGTCTTTTCCATTAGGAATGGCTGCAGAATATCCCTTGTCATCTACAAATAACAGTTATTGGTCAGTTGTTAAAAGAGAAGCGGGCTGGATTACTTTTGGCAACGAGCTCAAAAATGATGCAGTTGTTAAAAGTGACGGAACTTACGATTTTACCAGAGCAGACAATTTTTTAAACCTGGCTACAACAGCGGGAATAAAGGTCTTCGGTCATACCCTGGTTTGGCATTCTCAACAAAGAGCATCTTACTACAATAGTTTAATTGGCGGTGGTGGTAGTGGTTCTGGGCCTACAAATTTGGTAGTTAACCCCGGTTTCGAAACTACAACAGTTGCAACTACAGCAGAACCCGCAGACGGATGGTCGGTCTTAAACGGAGCTGGCCAATTTGTAAGTACCGGTACGAATGTTAACGGGGGTGCAAAAGCGCTGCAAGTTAATGTCCCTGCGGGTGGACAGAACTACAATACCCAGCTGATTACCAAAGCTCAGATTCCGGTTACCGCTGGTAAAACGTATACCATTTCTTACTATATCAAAGGAGCAACAGCGCAAAATGTCCAATTTGAAATCAGGCCTTACTCAGGCACAACTGCTGGTTCAGTAAACTATCAGGGTGGTAAGCCGGTTACAACTTCTTACGCAAAGGTGTCATATGATTATGCGGTACCTGTAGGCGTAACCGCAATGCAATTGGCTTTTGATTTAGGGGGAACACAAAATACCCTTTATCTGGATGATGTGAGCATAACTGATGCTTCCATCGTGGCACCGCCAAGTGGCGGAGCATTAGCTACTATAGTAGATAACGCCATGAAAAACCATATTCAAAAGGTAGTAAGTCGCTACGTAGGGAAAATTACGGCCTGGGATGTTATTAATGAGCCATTTAGTGATGCGGCAGAATTAAGAAACAATACGAATACGCCAGTACCAAGTGGTAGAACCGACATTTTTGTCTGGCAAAACTATCTGGGCAGGGATTATGCCGCTAAAGCATTTACCTATGCAAGGGCCTCAGATCCAACAGCAGACCTATACATGAATGACTATAACCTGGAAGCAAGCACAGCTAAGTTAGATGCATTTGTAACACTTGCTAAAGAACTGAAAGCCGCCAACACGGGTATAACAGGTGTTGGAACCCAGATGCATTGCAATATCAATACATCATATACCCAGATTGACAACATGTTTCAAAAACTGGCGGCAACAGGATTAAAAGTAAGGGTTTCTGAGCTAGACATCAGGCTAAACCCTTCCAACAAAACTGGAAATGTAGGTGCATCAATTGCGTTGCAAAACCTCCAGGCAGCTATGTACAATTATGTAGCTAAATCGTATTTAAAATATGTTCCGGAAGCGCAACGCGGAGGAATCACCGTATGGGGAGTTGCTGATAGTGATAGTTGGATAACGACTAGCCTGGCACAGAATGATGCGCCATTGTTATTTAACGCTACCTATGGAAAGAAACCCGCCTTCTCTGGCTTTGCCAAGGGATTGAAAGGTCAATAA